A segment of the Bacteriovorax sp. Seq25_V genome:
AGATGAACACGGGATAAGTATCAAGTCATTGAAAATACATTCACTTGACAGTGAAAAAATTGCATAAGCAGTTGAAAAAACATTGGATTGATTATAAAAGAGTCTAATTTTTCTTACTGGAGCATTTATTTTTATGGAAACCACTTCTAATAGCATGGATAAAAAGTTTATCGATAGAACAGTATTTTTTACTTCTTTAGGTTGTTCAAAGAACCTCGTAGATGCTCAAGTTATGCTTGGTCATATGGGACTAAATGGTTTTCAAGTTGTTTTTGAGCCAAATGAAGCAGAGGTAATAGTTGTTAATACATGCTCTTTTATTGAAGCTGCGAAACAGGAGTCTGTTGATACTATCTTAGAGCTTGCTGACTATAAAGAAGAAGATAACGGTGTATGTAAGGCACTTGTTGTATCTGGATGTATGGCACAAAGATATGCAAAAGAACTTGAAGAAAATCTACCAGAAGTTGATATGTTTATTGGCACAGGTGAATATCATAAAATTGTTCCTTTATTAAAAGCATTAGAAGAAAATAAATTAGAAAAGAAATCATTCGTTGAAATCCCGCGCTTTATTCACACGGAGTTTGATCCTCGTATGAATACTTCTCCATTTTATACAGCGTGGTTAAAAATATCTGAAGGTTGTAATAGAAATTGTACTTTCTGTATTATTCCAACTTTAAGAGGAAGACTAAGGTCGCGAACGGTAGAGTCTCTTGTGAAGGAAGCTCAAACACTTTCTGAGACTGGAGTTAGGGAACTTAATCTTATTTCTCAAGATCTTTCAGATTATGGTGTGGACCTAGATGAAAATAACAATTTATTTAATCTCCTTTCTGGTCTCGAGACGGTTGAAGGTGTCGATTGGGTTAGATTATTTTACTTTTATCCAGATGAGTTAACTGATGAAGTTATTGAAAAAATGGCAACATCTTCAAAAGTTTGTAAATACCTTGATATGCCAGTTCAACATTTTTCTGACTATGTTCTAAAGAGAATGAATAGAAAAATTACTGGTGAAAAGATCATGGAGCGTATCCAGAAGATCAGAAGCCGTATTCCGGGTATTGTTCTTAGAACTTCAATTATTGTTGGTTTCCCTGGAGAGAGTGAAGCTGATTTTGAAAAACTACTTGAAGGTATTAAAGAAGCTCGCTTTAACCATCTTGGAATTTTTAGATATTCTGATGAAGAGGGTACTCCTGCTTTCCGTTTAAAAGAAAAAGTGGATCAAGCAACGATCGATGAAAGGTTCGATAGACTTTTTGAAGTTCAAAAAGAAATCGCAAGAGAGCTAAATGAAGAATTCCTAGGACAGACAATTGATGTTCTTGTTGAAGGTACTCACGAAGATACAGATCTACTAATTGTTGGTAGACATTTCGGACAAGCTCCAGATATCGATGGAAAAGTTATTATCAATGATCTTGGAGATGTTGAGCTTAAAGAGGGTGACCTCGTAAAAGTTGAGATCACCGATGTTCTAGATTTTGATTTAGTCGGTAAAGTGGTGACGATTAATTAGAGATCGTCACCTGGGAATGAGTAGCTACCACTTCTAGTGAGAGCTGCTCCTGCATGATTTCCGATAATGAAGTTTACTGTTTTAAACTCATTGTTAGAAAGGACCTCTCTAACGATCACATCCTCTCCACCAATATTTACAGTTTCACCGGCTTTAATTTCAGTTTCAAATAAAGTTCCAGTCCCTGTTACAGTAAAGAAGTCTGCTGTCGCACTCCCTGTTCCTGTTAAGGCAACGGTACTTGGCGTAGGTGTTGTTGTTGCATCACAACCTGAAAGATTCGGTGCTAAAGTATTTGCCCAGTCATCAATTTGATTATAAGAATTATTAAATGGGTCTAGAGTATTATCATCCATCATATCTGCAAAGATTGAATCGATATTTTCATTTTGACTGAAGTTTCTATCAAACTCTCTGATATTTAGTCTAATCCTTGCTTTTATATCGTACGCTGAGTCGAGACACGTAAAAGTGTAGTATGGACTTGCCCCTTTAAAAGGATCAACATATTCAGAGATTGGCTTAGTTGAAGATAGATTTTTATAACGATCCCAGCTATTAGAGTATGTAATTGTTTCTGTGGATACAGTGTCCGAGTGACATGAGTTATTGAGCGCAAAATTAGCGATACTAATATTAGTCTTGTAGCCGTTATCAATTGGTGCGGTAATAGAATGTGTTGTCGTCGAATATCCATCATTTGCAGGTGAAATAATGCTCTTGATGCCACTTTCGATATTCGAAGTTGATGTAGCATCCCTTAAAGCTCCAGCAATACAGCTATTCCTATTTCCACCACAATCGATAGTTACATCTTCATATGTGTAAGTACAATCTGTAGGGGTATCAGGATCTGTAGCAATTGTCCACGATCTAACTATATGAGAACCCTCATCGCAATTTGGGAGAGAGTCATCTGAAGGTGTATTACATAGTGACTCTGCAGTCATGTCTGTAATTTGAGTACTACCTGCTGTGAAGGCTGCATCAGCTGTCGCTGAAGAATTTAAACCAGTTGTTGTGTAAAAAGCGTTTACAGGAATAGAACTAGCGGTACATGAGTTACTTGCAATTGTAGAATACTTTGTAGCAGTTCCTGTTTCAGAAGGTCTTCTATTATAGAAAGCATAAGGTCTGTAGCTGATAAATTCACACATCCCCTTACCAATAAGAGGTTTAAGTTTTGCACCCAGGTTATATAGATCAGATTCTCCAGCATCAAGCATACAGTCAATATCAACAATAGTTGTATCTTGAACAGTTGCAAATCCTAGAATATCTTCTTTATTAATGCGACATTTTTTGTTCTTATTTGCCTGGCCAGCTTTGTGAAGAATATAGCTTGGTGCATCTGTAGCATCTGTTACTTGGAAGTAGTCATACACTTGTATATGAAGTGTAATAGACTGTGAGCCGATAATGTTGGTTCCTGTTAAAGTATAGGCTGTTTTAGCATAAGATTTAGTAGGTGTTCCAGAGATCACCCCAGACGAAGAAGAGAGTGTTAAACCTTCTGGTAGTGCTGGAGAAATTGTATAAACAATATCATCACCTTTAACTCTAAAAGGTGAAATTATAGTTGGTTGTCCAACTTCAAGTTCAAGTTTTAAATTTGAAGCAACTTGGGTAATTGCCGTTCCGGCGTTGTATGGCTTCGTAGGATCAAGAATGTCACCATTGTTAAATGATACCTGAGTATTGAGTTGAATTTCAAGGTCACTCCCACTTAAAGCACTAACATATCCAGAAGCTGATTGATCTGAGATAACATCATAACCTTTTTTAAACCCAGCTCCTGTTGCAGCAGCTGCAAGAGTTGTTATCTGGTTAGGCGTCCAAAGGCTTATTACGGTTTGTGTTGTTGTTCCAGATACAGGGTTATTACTATCACATGAACTCGTATTAAAAATAGTTTGAGCTCCATCATCTTCAAAGTTGCCAGTTAAGCCTGTTGTATCTTTTGATTGTAGATAATAGATTGTATTTCCATCAATTTTAGTGATAGTCGCTTTTGCATTTCCTGACTGACAAATAATATAACCACGTGAAGTTCCACCAGGAGCAGGGTTATTGTAATCAGTGAATAGAGAAGCATCGGCAACGTTAATTAAACCAGAGATAAGCTCTGGGGCTTCTTGTATCTTTGCTTCAGCAGCCACAAATGTTTTTGCATTATCAACAAATTGGCCGTCAATAAAGTCAGTGTTAGAAGTTACTTCTACAACGACATAATTTGTAGTTTTGTATCGAACAATACCTGTTCCAAATGTTGTAAGCGGAGCAATTGGAGAAGAAGAAATGTCACTCCCAACTCTGAAAGCTGATGTATCATCTAATTGGAGAATTTTCAAATTTGCCAAAGAAAGCATTTCGGGTGCTTCAATGATACCTAGTCCAAAAGTGTATGTTTGGTTGGAAGACTGATTTTCAACGCTGAGTACATAGGTTTTCTTTGTTTGAGCAGTCGTCACTGTTCCGGTAATAAAACCAGTAGTCGTATCAAGAGTAAGTCCTGAAGGAAGAGCCGGACTGATGCTAAAAGTAACGCCGTTGTTGGCAACTAAAGCTGTTGCGCTTGATGACCCTGGATTGAGTTCAACTGTTGAGTTTGTTGGAAAATAAAAATTTACGTCCTCAATAACTGTTTCAGTGGAAACATATGCAGTTCCGTCGTCAAGCTCGTCACCAATAACAAACTTTGAGCTAACTGCAACGTCGACGAAAATATTGTCATTACCATCAACAAGATTAATAGTCCCTGAGCCACTATTCTTAGAGACAAGTTGACTTGCACTAGAAAAAGCAGCGTTCGAATCTACTGCTAGGCCCATTTTTCTTGTTGCTGAAGTTGCTCCAAAAGTAACATGAAAGTCATCTGGAATCTCAGCTTCAACACCGATATCAACACCAACAGGACCAAGTTGAACATCTTCTAGACTATTTGGGTCTCGATAAACGAGAGTAACGTAATAAGTAGATGAAACAACGGGTGTCGACGTTGTTGCAGTAATAACTCCAGTTGTAGTATTGAGATTCACTCCAGACGGAAGAGCGGGAGTGATTGTATAGCGCGGATTGAAATTATTTGCAGCATTGTTAGTTAATGCATTTTCAACCGGGAGTAGATCATTCAGATCTCCAGACGGATTAAGAAATGTTGTTGTGCCTGCAACAAAAATTGTGTCCGCATAGGATAGTGAAGTTGGTACGTTAAGTGTAGAAGCATCGATAGTATTCCCGTCGGAGTCTGTAAAAACGACTTCAGGGGTTTCAACAACCTCTTCCTTGACCTTTTTTACCGAATCTTCCTTGAACTTTGTTAGGCTATCCGGCATGCAGCCTTGAAACAAAACCAGTAATAAAATAAATGTGCTAATTCCTTTTAACGTTCTCATGACTATATTATCGACAATAAAACTTAAAAAGTTTAAGTTTTGCGAAAAGTCCTGTATTTATCGGCTTCTAGGCAATTTTTGTCCATGATCAATTAAGAGAAATTGACAAAAATCGTTGGCTTTTCAACATAAAATATTTCTATCTATCTAATATTATGTAATCACCTATAATTTACTAAGTAGTAGGTAAATATATGAAGATATTGATTTTAGAAGATGATGAAATGGCAAGAATGGGCCTGTCGCTCATGCTAAAAAGATATGCTCGGACCTTTGAGTATAGCCAAGCTCATCTTGTCTTAAAAGAAATTGATGATATCGAAGCAGATTTAGCTTTTGTTGATTTAGATCTTGAAGAGGATCTTATTGGGCTTGAAGTAATTAGCCGTTTGAGTGCAAGAGGTATTAAGACCATTGCACTTACAGGGCATGAGGAAGATAGTATCATCTCTCAGGCTTACGAGTTTGGAGCATCTGACTTCTTAGTAAAACCTGCTACCGAAGAACAAATTGAATTTGTTATTAATAAGCAGAGACTTGGAAAAATATCTACTGATGAGTTTAATATCTCTAAGCAAAACCTTGCAAAATTAAAGAATATCTTTTTAAAAAATCAAAATTTACTACTGACTGGTGACACTGGTACAGGAAAAACTTTTCTGGCAAAAGAGGTTCATCGCTATCTCTGTGAGCTTAGAGATAAGGTAGATCTTCCGTTTATTAGTGTTAATTGCAGTGAGCTTTCGAGAACTCTAATCGAGTCTGAATTATTTGGACATAAGAAAGGAGCTTTCACTGGAGCAAGTGAAGATCGAAAAGGACGCATTGAGAGTGCCAATGGTGGTGTTTTATTTATTGATGAGATTGGGGCCCTTGATTTAGAGACTCAGGTTAAACTTTTGAAAGTGATAGATGAAAGAATAGTGTATAGGGTTGGGGATAGCGAGCCACGTAAAGTAGATTTCTTGTTAATAACAGCGACATGTGATGACCTGGAAAGAAATATCAAAGAAAAAGTATTCCGTCATGATCTTTTTCAAAGAATATCCGATATACAGATTAGACTTCCATCATTCTACGAATATACAAACTCACAAAAAATAGAGTTCATAAGAAAGATTATAAAGTTACAACCAAGAAGAATTGTTATTTCGAATGAGGCCTTGGAATACCTATGTTCTCGACACTGGCCGGGTAATTTAAGAGAGATCACAAAGGCATTGAAAGAAATAACTGCTTCTGGAACAGGTGTGATCGGCCTCGAATATATGTACGAATACTTCTCTGGTCATGAAAAAGATTTTATTTCGAGAGAAGGACTTGATGGATTTGAAGATGTGGTGCTAGAAGTTGGACTACCTAAGTTTATCGAAGAGGTTGAAAGATACTTTATTCAAAAAAGGTATGGGCAAAATCAACAGAAAGCGAGAACAACAATTAATGAGTTAAAAATTTCGAATAATATGTTTTATAAGTATATAAAAAGGTAATAGGAGTTTAAGTGAAAAGTATTTTTCTTGGTCTATTGATTTTAGTGAGCGTAAATTCCCATGCGCTTGATATGAATGAGCTTAAAGGGACATTGAAAAGTTTAACTGTAAAATTAATTGGTGAGGAGTACGCATCTAAAATTTTCGGTAAAGAAGATTCAGAGATGGAGTTACCTGCAATTCCAAAGATTATTTCAGACGCAACATCTACAGATATTTATAAGAAGAAAAAAGATAAAGTCACACTTAATTTAACTGAAGAGCAGATTAATGAATATAATGTGAGTTATATAAATGAACTTATCATGGCAACTAGAGAAGTTAAGGCCAATAGAGATGAACTGGGGAAATGGTTTAATACTTTATCCCAAGGAGCAACTCGAGAAGGAGTTTATCGAGCAATGGTCTTAGATGATTATTATCGTCGTTTAGAAAACTATAATGATTCACCATCGCGTGCCCTTGTTGATTTTGCGATCTCTTTTATGAGTCGTTATGTGAATCAGAAAGTTTCAGAAAAAACATTAGCCTCTTTAAATTTATATTCTATTAAAAGACTCGTGACTGAGAAGGCTCTTGATATTGCTGATACATACTTAATTTCGGATCGTGATGAAGACTTCTATGCTTGGTACGCTGTCCTTTCTGCTGACCTTGCCAAAAACTATCCTATATGGACAAATAAACTAAGATCACAAACAGATCCTAGTTCTCATCTATCTTGGGCGAAACGTGTTCCGAATCAATATGTTAAGTCAGAGATCATTATTAAAATGCACATGCTATTTAATAATCTTCAAAAGAGATCTACAAATTAATCCCAAAATGGATTACTAATTTTTGCAAGAGACATTAGAAGTCGTTCAACACCAAGTGCGATGCCT
Coding sequences within it:
- a CDS encoding sigma-54 dependent transcriptional regulator — protein: MKILILEDDEMARMGLSLMLKRYARTFEYSQAHLVLKEIDDIEADLAFVDLDLEEDLIGLEVISRLSARGIKTIALTGHEEDSIISQAYEFGASDFLVKPATEEQIEFVINKQRLGKISTDEFNISKQNLAKLKNIFLKNQNLLLTGDTGTGKTFLAKEVHRYLCELRDKVDLPFISVNCSELSRTLIESELFGHKKGAFTGASEDRKGRIESANGGVLFIDEIGALDLETQVKLLKVIDERIVYRVGDSEPRKVDFLLITATCDDLERNIKEKVFRHDLFQRISDIQIRLPSFYEYTNSQKIEFIRKIIKLQPRRIVISNEALEYLCSRHWPGNLREITKALKEITASGTGVIGLEYMYEYFSGHEKDFISREGLDGFEDVVLEVGLPKFIEEVERYFIQKRYGQNQQKARTTINELKISNNMFYKYIKR
- the rimO gene encoding 30S ribosomal protein S12 methylthiotransferase RimO codes for the protein METTSNSMDKKFIDRTVFFTSLGCSKNLVDAQVMLGHMGLNGFQVVFEPNEAEVIVVNTCSFIEAAKQESVDTILELADYKEEDNGVCKALVVSGCMAQRYAKELEENLPEVDMFIGTGEYHKIVPLLKALEENKLEKKSFVEIPRFIHTEFDPRMNTSPFYTAWLKISEGCNRNCTFCIIPTLRGRLRSRTVESLVKEAQTLSETGVRELNLISQDLSDYGVDLDENNNLFNLLSGLETVEGVDWVRLFYFYPDELTDEVIEKMATSSKVCKYLDMPVQHFSDYVLKRMNRKITGEKIMERIQKIRSRIPGIVLRTSIIVGFPGESEADFEKLLEGIKEARFNHLGIFRYSDEEGTPAFRLKEKVDQATIDERFDRLFEVQKEIARELNEEFLGQTIDVLVEGTHEDTDLLIVGRHFGQAPDIDGKVIINDLGDVELKEGDLVKVEITDVLDFDLVGKVVTIN
- a CDS encoding putative Ig domain-containing protein; its protein translation is MRTLKGISTFILLLVLFQGCMPDSLTKFKEDSVKKVKEEVVETPEVVFTDSDGNTIDASTLNVPTSLSYADTIFVAGTTTFLNPSGDLNDLLPVENALTNNAANNFNPRYTITPALPSGVNLNTTTGVITATTSTPVVSSTYYVTLVYRDPNSLEDVQLGPVGVDIGVEAEIPDDFHVTFGATSATRKMGLAVDSNAAFSSASQLVSKNSGSGTINLVDGNDNIFVDVAVSSKFVIGDELDDGTAYVSTETVIEDVNFYFPTNSTVELNPGSSSATALVANNGVTFSISPALPSGLTLDTTTGFITGTVTTAQTKKTYVLSVENQSSNQTYTFGLGIIEAPEMLSLANLKILQLDDTSAFRVGSDISSSPIAPLTTFGTGIVRYKTTNYVVVEVTSNTDFIDGQFVDNAKTFVAAEAKIQEAPELISGLINVADASLFTDYNNPAPGGTSRGYIICQSGNAKATITKIDGNTIYYLQSKDTTGLTGNFEDDGAQTIFNTSSCDSNNPVSGTTTQTVISLWTPNQITTLAAAATGAGFKKGYDVISDQSASGYVSALSGSDLEIQLNTQVSFNNGDILDPTKPYNAGTAITQVASNLKLELEVGQPTIISPFRVKGDDIVYTISPALPEGLTLSSSSGVISGTPTKSYAKTAYTLTGTNIIGSQSITLHIQVYDYFQVTDATDAPSYILHKAGQANKNKKCRINKEDILGFATVQDTTIVDIDCMLDAGESDLYNLGAKLKPLIGKGMCEFISYRPYAFYNRRPSETGTATKYSTIASNSCTASSIPVNAFYTTTGLNSSATADAAFTAGSTQITDMTAESLCNTPSDDSLPNCDEGSHIVRSWTIATDPDTPTDCTYTYEDVTIDCGGNRNSCIAGALRDATSTSNIESGIKSIISPANDGYSTTTHSITAPIDNGYKTNISIANFALNNSCHSDTVSTETITYSNSWDRYKNLSSTKPISEYVDPFKGASPYYTFTCLDSAYDIKARIRLNIREFDRNFSQNENIDSIFADMMDDNTLDPFNNSYNQIDDWANTLAPNLSGCDATTTPTPSTVALTGTGSATADFFTVTGTGTLFETEIKAGETVNIGGEDVIVREVLSNNEFKTVNFIIGNHAGAALTRSGSYSFPGDDL